Proteins encoded by one window of Kribbella flavida DSM 17836:
- a CDS encoding alpha/beta fold hydrolase yields the protein MQTVITEDGRTLAVEEWGVPDGRPVLYAHGSPMSRLARYPDDRLFTELGVRLITYDRPGFGHSTPHPGRRVVDGADDIAAIADALDLGRFPVFGVSGGGPHALAFAARHPARITRVATLASPAPCDAEGLDWTAGMMDGNRGSAAAARQGRAQLAEYLATVESEDLAKLLPPAERAVLTRPEVQAMLSAAFAEALRPGMDGWIDDELALFGTPWGFDPAAITVPATLWHGDLDTVIPVSHAIWLAGRIRSATLVQAPEAGHVGHFEATPAILRWLLEGDQDPGRG from the coding sequence ATGCAGACAGTGATCACCGAGGACGGCCGGACGCTTGCCGTGGAGGAGTGGGGCGTGCCCGACGGCAGGCCCGTGCTCTACGCGCACGGCAGCCCGATGAGCCGGCTGGCGCGCTATCCGGACGACCGCTTGTTCACCGAGCTCGGCGTGCGGCTCATCACCTACGACCGGCCCGGCTTCGGGCACTCCACCCCGCATCCCGGGCGCCGCGTAGTCGACGGCGCCGACGACATCGCGGCGATCGCCGACGCCTTGGACCTCGGCCGTTTCCCCGTGTTCGGGGTGTCCGGCGGCGGCCCGCACGCGCTGGCGTTCGCGGCCCGGCACCCCGCACGGATCACCCGGGTCGCCACGCTGGCCAGTCCGGCACCGTGCGACGCCGAAGGACTGGACTGGACGGCCGGAATGATGGACGGCAACCGCGGCAGCGCGGCCGCCGCCCGGCAGGGGCGCGCTCAGCTCGCGGAGTACCTGGCCACCGTGGAGTCGGAGGACCTGGCGAAGCTGCTCCCACCGGCGGAGCGGGCGGTGCTGACGCGGCCCGAGGTCCAGGCAATGCTGTCCGCCGCGTTCGCGGAAGCGCTGCGCCCGGGCATGGACGGCTGGATCGACGACGAGCTCGCCCTGTTCGGTACGCCGTGGGGGTTCGACCCGGCGGCGATCACCGTGCCGGCGACGCTGTGGCACGGTGACCTGGACACCGTGATCCCGGTCTCGCACGCGATCTGGCTGGCCGGGCGCATCCGCAGCGCGACGCTGGTCCAGGCTCCGGAGGCCGGGCACGTGGGCCACTTCGAGGCCACCCCGGCGATCCTGCGCTGGCTGCTCGAAGGCGATCAGGATCCCGGCCGCGGATAG